One Cylindrospermum stagnale PCC 7417 DNA segment encodes these proteins:
- a CDS encoding helix-turn-helix domain-containing protein, producing the protein MKSYSVEFREKIVAAHLQKNISIRKVANIFSVSKSLVQKLVKQQKLEGNLQPKPRGKPQFSHLTNAEVELRELVEAHPDATLIELCEFLADKTGNWVGRSAMCRALQKLGLNRKKNKAEYPSRDS; encoded by the coding sequence ATGAAGTCATACTCTGTCGAGTTTCGAGAAAAAATAGTTGCAGCACATCTTCAAAAAAACATCTCAATCAGGAAAGTAGCTAACATATTTTCCGTCTCAAAGAGTTTAGTGCAAAAGCTTGTAAAGCAACAAAAACTTGAAGGAAATTTACAACCAAAGCCGCGAGGGAAACCACAATTTAGTCATTTAACAAATGCGGAAGTAGAGTTAAGGGAATTAGTTGAAGCACATCCAGATGCAACATTGATAGAGTTATGTGAATTCTTGGCAGACAAGACTGGTAATTGGGTGGGTCGAAGTGCAATGTGTCGGGCCTTACAGAAATTAGGATTAAATCGTAAAAAAAACAAAGCGGAGTACCCAAGCCGGGACTCTTAG
- a CDS encoding transposase: MDETGVLLGLTRTHARSQMGTRAYSLNPFYRGSKVTVIGAISINKVVALMTMNNSMDGRAFELFVEKFLVPNLWSGAVVVMDNLSAHKLDSIVLMIEAVGAKVICLSSYSPDFNPIELWWSQLKSFLRRFAPTTTEMVDKLISVALDLINPQQLRNWFASCCYCTS, translated from the coding sequence TTGGACGAAACTGGCGTTCTACTTGGGTTAACGAGGACTCATGCCCGTTCACAAATGGGAACAAGAGCTTACTCTCTTAACCCCTTCTATAGAGGTTCAAAAGTTACAGTAATTGGAGCAATTAGTATTAACAAAGTAGTTGCATTAATGACAATGAATAATTCAATGGATGGCAGGGCATTTGAATTATTTGTTGAGAAGTTTTTAGTGCCAAATTTATGGTCAGGAGCAGTAGTAGTCATGGATAATTTATCCGCACATAAACTAGATTCAATTGTGCTAATGATTGAAGCTGTAGGCGCGAAAGTTATTTGTTTATCCTCATACTCTCCCGATTTTAATCCAATTGAATTATGGTGGTCACAACTTAAATCTTTTCTACGCCGTTTCGCTCCAACTACAACGGAAATGGTTGATAAACTAATCTCAGTTGCACTCGACTTAATAAATCCTCAACAATTAAGAAACTGGTTTGCTAGTTGCTGCTACTGTACCTCATAA